AACGAAGCATTTAAAGTTAAATTTGGAAAGCTTGGATTCGCAACGAATTTGAATTTCttggtgcttcatggtaacaaatcagtttttcctaaaatggcggctgcacatgttacagaGTGAAAGTAAGCTcaggaacgcaagatcacccataatgccgtgcagccagccaatccacagatagccatccccttataaaagcctcatcctgcgcAGTCTCCACCATTTCATTGTGAgctaagcatagggagagacttggcaagtgctcatgcgctagggacagtgttgctgaaatgattaatagaagaatattggagagggagagtgcagggagagtgcagggagagtgcagggagagtgcagggagagtgcagggagactgcagggagactgcagggagagtgcagggagacatatgatgcatcagttttatttatttattcctacatttacttattcctacatcagccgtaaactaagatatgtaattcaataccaataagatggaagcctttattattctggtgccaatgtgccaaccaataccatccagtctgcactccttaggggggccaggtcttaatgatgaccatcctcatcttctgctggctttacttcttctaaatcatccttcaaagtatccatgtcctagaaaagtcagcaagatgaagagagaggaggagctggatgttcctgatgatatattctcatcgatattagattatgtggaaaaggaggaaaagcagatggcagaagaagggctcccacctgtagggcaggagagcgctggggttggagaagtgggtatgccagagctgattaatattctgtgtttactgtgaaataacctgcaggagattgcaggcaagaacagcaataatatgtatattgtccccccacctaaccagccaaacaccataccagcaacagcccctgtttaaaggtgccgcgCAGCCATTAGCAATGAAGAAGAAAATTACAGTGCagtttattaaatgaaaggcagctgctggCTAATTGGCCGCGCAGTTCTTCACCACAGCATGGCTGCAACCTGCCCACAGCAAAGCCActccatgtggctgtaccctaaggcagaatggcctgggtatgacgaattaattcggaacaaatgcaaatttttcaaaactttgctcatctctagttatgatcATGTAATACTGTTATGTGATACTATTGTTTTGTCTAATTATATTTATTAGGCATTTCATCTAATCGGAGTGATGACTATCCATACAGTTGGTCTGTTAGGCCTTACCACCCATCTTCAGAGAAGTATGAGAATGAAAAGGTATGCATGTTTATCGTATGTTTAGGGCACACTCTTTGGACCCACAAGTCCATGTTCCTGACAATGTGACTCCCACTCCCCTGATGTCACACTTGCTGAGTCACGAGTTGTTTTTGATCCTTAAAAGGGTCTTTCAAGACttttatactaatgacctatcctctggataggtcatcactatctgatcagtaGGCGTCCAACATCCGAGACCTGcaaatcagctatttgagaaggcaccagtgctcgcaGTAGCACTTCCGCTTTCCCTGAGCTCACCAAGCGCAGCGCTGAATATTTTACAGTGGGTGTTCTTGCTACAATTCCTGCCAGCCCTAGGCTGTAGAGCACAATATAGAACAACTGATCCCTGTATTGTGTGTTTACTTAATTGAAACTCACCCTGGAATGAATAGATATTGGTAGACACTCAATGTAACCCAAGGTATACCAGAGATCCAGAGCAGGAGCTCCCACAGCACCACCCTGCAGGGAGCTTGTGGAGTCTAGAACTTACATGGAGGTTGTAACTATGTGATTTGTATGCTCTTTTCAGACCTGCAAAGGTAAAGATGGACAGCTTCATGCCAACTTGGTTTGTCCAGTGGATGTTTCGGAAGTTCCAGAGGGAACATTACCAGATATACAAAGCACAGAAGAAGCCATAAGGCTcttaaaaactgtcaatcagcagaatTCTTCTTTTTTCCTGGCAGTTGGGTATCATAAGCCTCATATTCCATTCAGATTTCCAAAGGTAACGGTGATTCTCACCTTTTGACTCATTTATTACACATTTTAGGAAGTATAACATTTTTACACATTGTTTATATAGCTATAACTGTTTTACTTGTGCACAGGCATGAACTTTAGGTTGTATAAGTATGGGATGCACCATTGTTGTTCTAGGACTTGCCATGTCTTAGGTCAGGTCAGCTGTAAGTATACTTCTTGGCGTGTAACATTTCTGTTTGCATATCTTATTTTAGGAGTTCCTTAAGCTTTACCCCATTGAAAACATTTCCTTGGCACCTGACCCTGACATCCCTAAGAATCTTCCTTCTGTTGCTTATAACCCTTGGACAGACATTCGTAAGCGACAGGACGTTCAGGCATTGAACATCAGCTTTCCATATGGCCCCGTTCCTCTACACTTCCAGGTAGACCTTATGCAAATATTGCACTGCAGAAAACTGGATTGAAGAAGGCAATGTAAATTAACGGCTGCATTAACCatcaaaggggtatttccatattGGATTTCATGCTTAGCAAGTGGTTTTCTGAAGTATGGATATAGAAAACAAGCcttaggcatcatgcacatgaCAATATTTTTGGTCTGCGCCCAATACGCATTTTCTTGCAGATCACACACGGATTCATTCACTTCTAAGAGTCTGCAACAAAAAATATGGAcatcacatggatgtcatccacgTGCTATCCGCATTCTTGTGGCCATTCCGTAaattgtagaacatgtcctattcttgtccattttgcagacaataataggcataTCCACAAAGAAGTTGTGGCATGCATACAGCCGGTATCTGTATTTCATTGATCTACATACAGTTGTATGCATGCGGCCTAATGGGCTACCTCCCTCAAAAGGGCGACCCAACACTGCAGACCTGACCATCCCTTTCTTATGCTGGTCTTTGTATTATTTTACAAGAAAAGAGgaataaacttaaaggggttatccgagttaaataAATGTATTCTAATTGCTCTTATTGTAGTCCAGTGAAATTTTCTTCAAATCACTTTCATAACCTATCTTTCACTATTTGGCCAGTTCAATTCAGgatcatgtgacccccgacgtcagcCAGCCGGCTCTGgtgatgacgtttcgtttacagccgtctccctgcttgagggagtgtccaggctctgtaaacgaaacgtcagagcctctggtgccctcccccctccagctcttctcACTGCCTCGGTGATGGTATTTGATCGCTCATGCgcagtacataccagagccgaggcgatATCTTCTCCGGCAGCATGGTATGTTTCTCCCTCCTGCACACACTGTGGCTAGAGGTgccagtttgtaaacgttcccctctgcatctggggatcgttagTTCAGCCctgtcctcccccccctccccccccactagtacacattacacattgaacaccccctgggaaaaataaataaataattggccaTCATTTTATTtgattcagctatataaaatccatatctgccaccaatatatggatttatctaagcaatatcaatattgaatatatatttgaataatatagatattgtttagatacagataatgctaatggtattttcacactagcggcaggacgtatccgacaggctgttcaacctgtcggatccgccctgccgctatttggccgtgccgctggactgctgctccgtccccattgactataatggggacgggggcggagctccggcgcagcatggcgagAGGTCGCaggactaagtctactttcacacttgcagcatagtgatccggcgagcagttcagacaacagaactgcctgccggatccggcattgcaaaccggatccgtccttccggtctgcgcatgcacaaactgggaaaactgtgaaaaagactgacagagggatccgtccatccgtatgacaagcggatagacggatccgttattgcaatgcatttctagacggatccgcacctggatccgtctacaaatgctgtcagttgtcacactgaggctactttcacactaccgttcagagcggatctgtctggtgtctgcacagacggatccgctcctataatgcaaacgttgggatccgttcagaacggatccgtctgcattataacttagaaaaaattctaagtgtgaaagttagtcagacggatccgtccagactttacattgaaagtcaacggggaacggatccgtttgcaattgcaccatattgtgtcaacttcaaacggatccgtccctattgacttacattgtacgtctggacggatccgtttgcctccgcacggccaggcggacacccgaacgctgcaagctgcgtttggatgtccgcctgctgagcggaacggaggccaaacggtgccaaactgatgcattctgagcggatccgcatccactcagaatgcattggggctctacgaatccgttcggggccgcttgtgagagccttcaaacggaactcacaagcggaaccccgaacgcaagtgtgaaagtagcctgatcggcggatccagcaggcacgcagctccgacgacggagctgccttgcggatccggcattgcaaaacaactgaaggacgaatccgtccttccggtctgcgcatgcacaaatcgggaatactgtaaaaaagactgacagagggatctgtccatccgcatgacaagcggatagacggatccattattgcaatgcatttctagacggatccgcacctggatccgtctacaaatgctgtcagttgtcacacttatcggcggatccagcaggcacgcagctccgacgatggaactgcctgccggatcacactaacactagtgtgaaagtaccgtaaAAAGTCGaaaatgcagtacttttagtcaagcggccgctcgctgtgcactgccgtgctgcgccgtagctccaccaccgtcccctttatagtcaatagggacagagtggcagtccagcggcacggccaaatagcggcagggcggatccgacagggtgaacagcctgttggatcgatcctgcctctagtgtgaaagtacccttaggctccattcacacatccgcaaatgggtccgcattcgttccgcaatttagcggaacgggtgcggacccattcattctctatggggacggaatggatgcggacagcacacagtgtgctgtccgcatccgcatttgcggagcgcggcctcgatcttccggtccgcagctccgcaaaagatagaacatgtcctattcttgtccgcagcttgtggacaagaataggcatttttataggggtgccgggcgggtgtgttgcggatccgcaatttgcgggtccgcaacacaccacggagatgtgtgaatggagccttagtgtgatccggcaggcagttccgtagtctgagctgcctgccggatctgccaATCGGTTTGTCAACTGACAACATTTGTAGACGAATCTGTGTGCGGATTCGGCTAGAAATgcactgcaatgtgacaggaagatcttctgccctgtgtgtgtattttattttatttttttgcaaagtgcagagcagggggcggggaaggtcaggttgttcacgcccagaaatattcatgaggcagagctcaggctttgttgttacacgccccctcagcatgtacttcagcatgtaaacaaagcaatgacaggaccatgaaaaggtgcaaatatgggttttaacttgatgaaatcaagcttaaccaaattatatgtatatcctgatggattttaagtgttttttttttttttgttttgttttttattaactcggataacccctttaagttttaataACACCGGAgcaatttgtcccaatatttgtgTCTGTTAGACCCGTAGGATGGTCCTTTGAGTCCCTATTTTGTGATGCAGTGTTTCAGAGTAACACATGGCTGTAACCAGGAAGCCTTTCAGGATTTCATGCTGCATGTAGCTCATGTTAATTATATATGACCTTTGAGTAGCTTGACTCAAAGGTCATATATAAGGTCAGTACTAAATCTCAAGCAAACATATACAGTAGATGCAACTTACAAAAGTGGTCATCTTAATGTATATGAATGAACTTCTATTGTACGTTCTGCAGTCATCCCCAGCTCAGACGGATATGAGAACAAGTTTgtcatttttaatacatttttactttatttcagcGTTTAATTCGTCAGAGTTATTATGCCTCCGTTTCTTACTTGGACAGTCAAGTTGGCCAGTTGTTAAGTGCAGTGGAGAATCTAGGACTGGCAGATGACACCGTTATAGCTTTTGCCTCTGATCATGGTAATGACAGTGGGGAGATATGAGGTCACTATCAGCTTTTAAATCCTTGCACCTTATTGTAAGTATTTGTCTGTGTTTTTCCAGGGTGGTCTTTAGGAGAGCATGGTGAATGGGCCAAGTACAGCAATTTCGATGTGGCTACTCGTGTGCCATTGATGTTTTATGTACCAGGGATGACGACCACAAAACGGACTCAGCAAAGCATCTTTACCTATCTAGATCCCTTTAATATTGAACCCATGAGGAAACCTCCAGGTATAGACTGTGAGGAATGTATCttattcttttttgttaaaacttTTTACCTTTTTTCCACCACCCTCGCATCTTTTACACAGAGTGGACGGGAAAAAGGAAGAGTTTGGACCATAGGCAGGAACTTCAGACCTGACACATTTACCAATATGTGTGCCAAAAatcctgaaatctacaccagataCTTACATAGATTTTATTTTCTGGCACGAGCACCTCCCAAGGATGTGCCAAAATTATCAAGAGGCTGGCACCCACCCCAATGTCTGTCCTTATAAAGACTGGCACGAGGAATGTCAGTCTTAATATAGTCGCCTGTGATTTTAGCTGTATTTTATTTTaggatatgtttttcttttttggacCTACTACCCTCTGAAAAAGGGGTTCAGGACTGGCTTCTTCTTGGGATGGGTGGAGGTCCCAAGTAGGAGATCTGACTTTTATGGAATATCTGAGGGTTGCACCAGGTGACAACTTGAGGCATTGCAAGGTTGTATACAGGGTTCATgtgagagctgtgtactgtgacaGAGGCGATTTGGACCCAGTTAGACGGAAGTATTGAATATTCCATGCCTCTATTTTACAGGATTTAATCCTGATCTTTACATAACTCTTACATCATGTCAATGAAGCCTAGTATCTCTTAAAAGTTTGTTATCAAAGCTGTGTTAATACTGTTAGGCCATTCTAAAAGATGTCTGCCTCACTGATGTCGTTCTTGGTCTTTTTAGGTAAAATCGAGGAAGAGCCTGTTGAATTAGTTTCTTTGTATTCAACCATTGCTGAACTTGCTCAACTTCCTTTCCTACCAGACTGTCCCGTCCCTTCATTTCATGTTGAGTTATGCACTGAGGGACGAAGTCTTCTTCCATACTTCGATACGGCTAGGAAGGAAAATACAGAAAGTGTAGCTTACAGCTCTTATCCTAGACCTTCTGATACTCCCCAGTGGAACTCAGACTTACCCGATCTGAAGGACATCAGAATTATGGGATATTCCATGAGAACAAGTACCTACAGATTTACCCTATGGGTTGGATACAACCCTGTGACTTTTGAAGCTAACATTACGGACATTCATGCACAAGAATTATATCTTGTCAAAACGGATCCCAATCAAGACAACAACTTGTTCAACAAGTCCTTACATTTTGATTTAGCTCAGAGGGTTTTTGGACACACATTGAAGTGATTgaaaaaaatccatattttgtATAAATAATTCTAGAAAGTTATAACATgtaaatactttttatatatcATTCTCCTAATTTATAGGTTATATTTTTCTAtactatttaaaaataaaaatacacagaaACCCTGATTCTTCACAACCTTTTGTAAATGGTATGGCAGTAGTGCTTTCCCATATGAGTAAATATCAAAGTACATAGGCGTTAAAggcttcctataaaaaaaattgacgtGTCATAGTGACTCATCAGAAGTTTTGATATAAAGGGGTCCTGGTGTCAAGACCCCCACCTGTCACTAAAACGAAGGGGCCAAATGCTTAGCTGAGCACTTTGTCTCTTTGTTTCTGATTGGCTGTTCTGAACTACCTTTGGAGAGTGGAGAAAGCAGCGCACGGATCCAGGAGGACGTCTATGAGTCTGTACACTGTCTCAAGGAGAACCTAGCAGAGCCAATTAAAAGCAAAGGGGCACAGGGCTCAGCTGAGTCTTTTCTCCCTTTTGTTTTTGAGATTGTGGAGGTCTTAACACCTAGACCTCCACCAACCAAAATTTTTGATATGTCACTATTTCATGGCAAAAGGTTTTATAATACTTTATAATTTGGCTAAATACATATATGTACAGTTCAGGAAGTAAGCTGGAGAAATATTAttgcttaaaggagttttctgagtgtttaatacagatggcctgtcctcagaataggtcatcagtatcagactgGTGGGGTCCGACTCGAGGCAtcttcactgatcagctgtttgaagaggccacagccagtgacgtcacgttcattagtCGTATGGCTTGGGTACAGCTCAgtcttattcaagtgaatggggctgagctgcaaaaccaagcacagccactatccaacgtATGGCGCTGTTCTGGGTGAGCTGCGAGAAGACCATGGCTCTTACTGGCGTGCCACAGCCTCCTCAAGTTGGGGaggtggacctccactgatctcatattgatgacctatcctgaggataggctatcaatatgaaATTCTTGCAAAACCCCAGTAAGTGACAATACATTACGACTatgagtgacttcatgtttggagcaTGGTTTTCGCTCAAGAGAAGAGCTTACTGGGGTCAGACACTCCATCCAGCCAATCCTGCACCTTTGATATTGACTGAATATATGACTAAAGCTTATGAGACAAACCAAGATGTTCCAAGTCTCCCAGATCCAGCAGCACAGTCTTGAGTTTTGGAAGCTATCCTGGGAGTCCCCTACCTGTCCTGAGAGGCCAGTTTCTGCATAGTTTTCTGAGAAGCAGAATTAGAAGAGACTGCTATCAGTTTTTCAGTGGCAACTACCGCAGCAAAACTACAaatgaaaacttaaaggggttatccaatttcaagaacacccccccccccccgcccccccgccccacatgtgccaggttctcaccggtaatatacttatcccgctcctggtccctgcatcgCCGCtgatgct
The Bufo bufo chromosome 8, aBufBuf1.1, whole genome shotgun sequence genome window above contains:
- the IDS gene encoding iduronate 2-sulfatase, translating into MNSPHHQVPALLCLLLVSSQVTGGLATRRQQKPGTGDVNGMNVLLIIVDDLRTSLGCYGDNIIKSPNIDQLASKSVVFTNAYAQQAVCAPSRVSFLTGRRPDTTRLFDFNSYWREHAGNYSTLPQYFKEHGYVTMSVGKVFHPGISSNRSDDYPYSWSVRPYHPSSEKYENEKTCKGKDGQLHANLVCPVDVSEVPEGTLPDIQSTEEAIRLLKTVNQQNSSFFLAVGYHKPHIPFRFPKEFLKLYPIENISLAPDPDIPKNLPSVAYNPWTDIRKRQDVQALNISFPYGPVPLHFQRLIRQSYYASVSYLDSQVGQLLSAVENLGLADDTVIAFASDHGWSLGEHGEWAKYSNFDVATRVPLMFYVPGMTTTKRTQQSIFTYLDPFNIEPMRKPPGKIEEEPVELVSLYSTIAELAQLPFLPDCPVPSFHVELCTEGRSLLPYFDTARKENTESVAYSSYPRPSDTPQWNSDLPDLKDIRIMGYSMRTSTYRFTLWVGYNPVTFEANITDIHAQELYLVKTDPNQDNNLFNKSLHFDLAQRVFGHTLK